TTTGAAAAAACCAGCCAGAGACTCTCGCGATTACAGATATCAACCTTCTCGAAAGTAGGATTCCGGCCAGTGATCTGAGCAATACGATCCAGAGCCACAGCGGAGCTGTTGCTAAGGTTGTCGACTACAACCACCTCATAACCTGCCTGCAGAAGCTCGACAACGGTGTGAGATCCTATAAAACCAGCACCGCCGGTGACCAATACTTTTGACATTTAAGATTCCTATTTTGTATCTGCCATCGCAATGCAATTTGATGATGGCTAGTGATATTTCAAAGCGTTGAATAGTACGAGTATTAAATCCTAAAATCAAAGCCATCTCAAAATGAATAGGACGCGGATAATATCTTATGCGCGCGGATTTTCGCAGACCTAGACCCAAAAACATGATTTGAGGTTAAATCAGATTTTTATCCCTGCCGTTTCCGCGGTATCGGCGTCCTATTGCCTTTGATACCCCCCTACTCCACCGTCACACTCTTTGCCAAATTCCGCGGTTGGTCAACATCGGTGCCACGCAACACAGCAAAATGATACGCCAGGAGTTGAAGAGGTATCGACGTGAGCACCGGCATGAGTTCATCGGCAATTGAGGGGATGGGCAGTACGACATCGGCTTTGCCCTTCAATCCATCATCAGCACAGTCGGTGATCACTACAACCTGCCCGCCGCGTGCCCTCACCTCTTCCATATTGGAAAAAACCTTCTCAAAGCTTTCGTTCTGGGTGGCAACCACCACTACCGGCAGCTGATCATCGATCAGGGCAATGGGACCGTGCTTCATCTCCCCTGCAGGATAGCCCTCGGCATGGATATAGGAGATTTCTTTCAGTTTAAGCGCCCCCTCCAAAGCAATCGGATACTGATTACCGCGCCCAAGGAAAAGAAAATCGGTGGCCTGCGCATAAATACGCGCAATCTCCTCCATATGTTCACAAGCTGCAAGGGTATCCTGAATTTTTGAGGGAAGCGTTTTCAGAGCGGCGATTATTGACCCCAGTCGCTCATCCGTCAAGGATTTCCGCGCACGCCCGAGGCGCAGGGCCAAAAGGATGAAGGCTACCAGTTGAGTGGTAAAGGCTTTGGTCGAGGCAACGCCGATTTCGGGACCGGCGTGGGTATAGATCACCCCATCACTTTCCCGTGCGATGGAAGAGTCAACCACGTTACAAATGGCGACCGCTTTGCCTTGCTTCCCTTTTGCCTCGCGCAAAGCCGCTAGGGTATCGGCCGTTTCGCCGCTCTGGCTGATCAAAATCGTCAAAGTGCCTTCATCGACGATGGGATCACGGTAGCGGAATTCACTGGCGATATCGACCTCGACCGGGACGCGAGCTAGTTTTTCAATCAGAAACTTACCGACCAGAGCCGCATGCCAGGATGTACCACAAGCGACCAGGAAGACTTTTCGGAAACTCTGGAGTTCTGCATCACTCAGCCCGAGTCCCTCAAGTACCACGTCGGCCTGATCATCGGGAATGCGACCAGCAAGGGTATCAGCAATGGCGCGGGGCTGCTCGTAAATCTCTTTGAGCATGAAGTGGCGGTAACCGCCCTTCTCCGCCATGGCCGGGTTCCAGGTGATGGTCTTTGGCAGGCGGGTGACCGGATTACCTGCGAGATCCATAAGGGTCATGGTATTCCCAGCGAACCAGGCAAGTTCGCCATCCTCGAGAAAGATCATCTCACGGGTATGCTTGAGAATCGCCGGGACATCGGAAGCGACAAAGAACTCCTCCTGACCTTGCCCGATTACCAGTGGAGACCCGGATCGGGCTGCGACCATCTTGCCCGGTTCCTGTTCGCACAGTACCGCGACAGCGTAGGCACCGCGCACTTCGGTTAAGGTCTTCCGCACAGCGCTGAGAAAGTCTCCGGACTCCCGATAAAAATCCTCAACCAAATGGGAAATAACTTCGGTGTCGGTATCGGAACTAAATGAATGCCCCTTCTCAATCAATCTATCTCGAAGGTCAAGATAATTTTCGATGATGCCATTATGTACGACAACAATCCCATCAGCGCGGTGCGGATGAGCATTCGCGACAGAAGGCCGTCCGTGGGTTGCCCAACGGGTATGGCCGATGCCACAGCTGCCGCTAACGGGATTACTGGTCAGCAAACGCTCCAGGTTGACAAGTTTTCCTTCGGCGCGAAGGACTTCAATGCCCTTGCCGTTCTGGGTTGCGATACCGGCGGAGTCGTACCCGCGGTATTCGAGTTTTTTCAACCCATCTATAATAATAGGCGGAGCCTGGCGCGCCCCGACATAGCCGACTATGCCACACATAATTTTTCGTTCCCAATCCCAACAAATATTGAATGTAAATTTGTCCGTTGTCAGTGGTAACCAAGACAACGAAGTTTATCCCTGCTATTTCCGCAGCATCCGCGCTCTATTGCCCCTCAGTCAAAACCTCTTTGAACACAGATAACAGCGGATGCACATAGATACAACCTTACATCCATAACAAAAACTCGGATATTGACTTAGATTTCAAGGTATTATCCGCCGTTATCCGATTTTATCTATGTTCACCAACATGCCTTTTGCTTTAAAACTTAAATTCCTAACGGTACACGGATCACATCTGATGCGCACGGATTTACGCGGATCAACCCTAAACCAAACGCCTTGGATTGATCAGACTTTTATCCCTGCCGTTTCCGCGGCATCCGCGTTCAATTGCCTTTCAATCAAAACCTCTTCGAACACAGATAACGGCAGATGCACACAGATAACACCTTACTACCATATCTAAACCCCGGATATTGCCTTAGACTTCAAGGTATTATCCGCCGTTATCCGATTTTATCTGTATTCGCCAACATGCCTTTTGCTTTAAAGCTTAAATTCCTAACGGTACACGGATCACATCTGATGCGCACGGATTTACGCGGATCAACCCTAAACCAAACGCCTTGGATTGATCAGACTTTTATCTCTGCCGTTTCCGCAACATCGGCGTCCCATTGCCTTTGATGTTTGGATTTATTCAAATTTATCCGGCTATTATCCTCACCGTCCACAAGTATGTTTTTACAAGCAATCTCCCAACCAATTTATTCTTCTAAAATAACTATTTACGGTGCCTCCCCAAGCAGTTCGAAAAATTTCGATGATATCGACAAATTGAGGACGTCACTTAAGTTCATTTTTAAACAGGGAAGGATCTGCGACCATAATGGATCTAAACTATCGCAACGGTAGGTATGCTCTCGGATAGACTTTCGGAAACACCAGCAACCCGAGAATAATCACCACATCGACCAATGCCCCAATATTCAAACCCCTCAGATTTCATCTCTTTGGGGTCATACTGATTCCGCCCGTCGAAAACAACCGCTTGGCTCATCAACGAGCTCATCACTTTAAAATCTGGGTGGCGAAACGGTTTCCATTCAGTGACCAGCGCCAATGCATCCACGTCATCCAAAGCATCATACTGATGTTGGCAAAGAACCAAAGCACCCTTTTCAAACCAGTCTTTGGGAAGCTCTTGCATAGCTACATCCATTGCCTCGGGATCGTATGCTTTGACCTTGGCGCCGGAATCAATTAACTGCCGCAGCAGCACGACAGATGGAGCCTCCCGCATGTCATCCGTACCGGGCTTGAATGCCAGGCCCCAAAGGCCGAATGTCATGCCAGAAAGATCTGATCCAAAACGGGCAACAATTTTACGGAAGAGAACGTTCTTTTGATCCGCATTGCGCTGATGAACGGCGTTAAGGATCATAGGTTCAAGGTCGTTTTCCTCTGCCATGCTAATTAATGCGTTGACGTCCTTAGGAAAACATGACCCACCATAACCGCAGCCAGGATAAATAAAAGGGAACCCGATACGCGAATCGGAACCGATGCCTAAGCGAACTTTTTCTACATCGACCTGTAAAGCATCGCAAAGCCCTGCAATTTCATTCATAAATGAAATTTTGGTAGCAAGCATGGCATTGGCAGCGTACTTGGTCATTTCCGCCTCACGAACCCCCATCATGACCATACGGTTATGGTTACGGCAGAAATCAGCATAAAGATTACACATGATGTCGCGAGCCTGGTCGCTGTTGCAGCCAATGACGATACGGTCGGGCTTCATGAAATCGTCTACGGCAGCCCCCTCCTTGAGAAACTCAGGATTGCTTACCACATCAAAAGCAATATCTACACTACGCTTATCGAGCTCATCCTGGATCACGGCGGCTACCTTTTCCGCCGTACCTACCGGCACTGTCGACTTGTCGACAATAACAGCATATTTATCCAGACACCGCCCGATCTCCCGGGCCACGGCCAACACATGGCGCAGATCTGCAGAACCATCTTCACCAGGCGGAGTACCAACGGCAATGAAGTAAACCTGGGAATCGGTCATCGCCTCGGCCAGAGAGGTGGTGAAACGCAGACGACCATCGGCCAGATTTGAAAGAATCACAGGCTCAAGGCCGGGCTCGTAAATGGGGATCCGCCCCTGATTGAGATCCGCTATTTTCTTCTCATCAAGGTCAACACACGTCACATGGTTGCCCATCTCGGCAAAACATGTACCAGTCACCAACCCTACATAGCCAGATCCTATAATTGTCAAATTCATAACTCGTTGCCTTCCAATCCATTAGCTGCAATTAAATTTAATAAAATGTTAGTCTCTTGACTCTTTCAAACTTTCTTGCAAAGGGGACAATGGTTCAAAAAGCCCCCATTCCCTAAAGCAATTTCCCGACCAATTTAATCTTCTAAAACAATTGTTTACGGTGCCAATCCCAAGCAGTCCGAAGAATTTCAATGATATCGACATATTGAGGACGCCACTTTAGTTCTTTTTTTGCCAGAGTGGCATCGGCGACCAGAATGGGCGGATCGCCGGGGCGTCGGTCGCATGACTCATATTGGATCTCCCCACCGGTGACACACTCCGCCGCATTATTGATCTCGAAAATGGAAAAACCTTGCCCGTTACCCAGGTTAAAGCCAAAAGCACCGTCATTATTATCCATATAGCCAAGAGCCAGAAGATGGGCCTGACACAGGTCGTTGATGTGAATGTAGTCGCGCACGCAGGTACCATCAGGGGTCGGATAATCCTGACCGAAAACCTTTAGGGTTTTATGAGGATCGAGAGCGGCTTTGAGGATATTGGGGATCAGATGGGTTTCCGGATCGTGGGCTTCGCCGATTTCTCCGGAGGGATCAGCCCCTGCGGCATTGAAGTAACGCAGGCTGACGGAGCTCAATCCGTAGGCAGCTGCATAATCGCGCAGCATGTGCTCAACCATCAACTTGGTTTCGCCATAGGGGTTGATGGGTGCCTGGGGATGATTTTCATCGATGCGATCGGCGACGGGATTGCCGAAGGTGGCGGCCGAAGAGGAAAAGACGAATCGCTTGACATCGGCGGCACGCATGGCTTCAAGAAGATTGAAGGTACCGATAACGTTATTCTTATAATACATGGCCGGCTGCGCAACGGACTCACCGACCAACGATTTGGCCGAAAAATGCATGACGGCATCGAAGCTGTTCTCCGCAAACAACTGCCGCAGAGCAGCCTCGTCAAGCAGATCCCCTACCACCAGTTTGCCCCACTTGACCGCTTCCCGGTGCCCGGTGGAGAGATTGTCAAAGATTGTTACAATATGACCCGACGCTGTCAACATCTTGACCATATGGGAACCGATGTACCCTGCTCCACCACAAACGAGGATGTTCATGTTTTTTCCTTTAAAATTTCTAAAAAAACTATTTTACCGCAGAGCACACTGAGAGCGCAGAGACAAGACTAGATTTTGTCTTACAACCAAACAACCAAACAACCAACTCCGGGTTTTGCCTCTCTCAGCGACCTCCGCGTTCTCGAGTGAGCGAAGCGAACGGGCGGTAACATGCTGTTCAATGGGACGCGGGGCAACCTTAAAACCAAGCCGTTAACCGCAGAGCACGCCGAGAGCGCAGAGTAAAGCTTAGATTTTGCTTTAAAACCAAACACCGAACTCCGGGCTTTGCCTCCCTCTGCGATCTCCGCGTTCTCGAGTGAGCGAAGCGAACGGGCGGTAAAATGCCTTTAAGTCAATTTTTTACTCTTGCCGCTTCCCCAGCATGTACCGCCTGTAAGCCGCAAGCTGTATTGAATCGAACAAAAGAGATGAAGCATGCAGCTCAAGCATGAAAAATCCGCCAAACGACCACACATAAGGCCAGTTCTTCACCGGCCAATATTACCCGTACTGGATGGTTTTGAATCCCTGAATAAAATCCAACGTTGTCTACCCGACAACATAACATCGGGCGAAGATACTCGTTTCCACACCGACTTTCAATTAAATAATTGTAAATTAAGACGTGTTTCCAATCGTTGGACATTTCGCGCATGTTTATCATGGGTGCAAAGGTTAAGCGCGAGCACTGGATTTGAAATTGTAATGGAAATGCGAAAGGTGGAACAGAAGCGGGAAAGAATGGTCAGGCAGAGCCTGAATGGCGCTCAACATTAAATTAAATGTATGTAGCATTTCGACGACAGGTTATCAGGTAGCCGCCAGAATTATGGTGTAAGCAGGCAAGCGCCTGTTATCGAATTTTCAAGGAAAACGCATGGAATAAGCGCCAAAATTGGGTGTCGCAGTGCAGGCAAAAATAACAACGGGAATGCGGAAACAAACGCATCCACCAGTCGCGTCGGATTCTTTCAATTTTAGCCCTGCCACAACGTGGACAAACTATACTACGCATCCCCATGGATAACCCTTTCCAAACGACAGCCCATCATGTCTGTTGTGCAAAATACCATCAAGCGTTATGTCAAACTAGTGACATCCCTCATAGTCTATGTTGGTATCCTCCCATTGTCAAATTGTTTTTTTACCAATTTAATTAATAAACGCGCAGCTTTAGTGCATCTCTGTTCCCGCAAAAACCTCCCCTACCAATATCCCATCAACCATTTGAATATGTCATTCAGGAGTCAATTTACCCTCAGGCAAACAAAAAGCCCGACCGAAAGGCCGGGCTTTTTCAAATGGTGGGGTAGCGGCAATCGAATAATAATATGTTAGAAAGCTGAGCGGCACCAAGCATGTGTTGCTGACCAATCCCGCCAACATGAGCAACGAGCAATGACGCTGTTTCGCGATCTGCGAACGAGCAGCCTGAAAACGGCACGCACTTGGGCGCTAAAAGGGCCGCCACGGGCTTGTGGCATTACGTTCAAGGGTTTCTTGACAGTTGCAATTCATAGCTCCCGAAGAACTTCAAGCAGAAAGTCATACCCGACCCTCTCCTGCTCAAGACGAACGCGATCCCCCCAATGGTTCTGCCGTAATTGGTCGTAAAGGGCGCTTTCGTCCAAGAGTAACCGCGAAAGGGTCCCTGTTTCAGGCTGAGTTTCAACTCCCCAGAGTGCTCTGTGGGCAAGAAGTGTCTGCTGATCCATGAGAAAAGATACAACATGAGGCAAGAATCCGCGCAATTGGTTAAGAATGGCAAATCCGTGAGTATCGATGTCCCCCCAATAGTAGATATCTTTCTCGTGCAGCCAAGAGGCCGCAGAGAGATTGTCAAAACCGTATCCCGCCCCGAAAATCACCATCGCATCCGAGACATCCGGAAAAGCCAAGAAGTTGATCTCGTTTTCGGTGATGAACACTTTCGATACCGGCAAAGCAAATGAGGCAAAGGCTTCCTGTGTCAGAGTAATATCTTGACCAGCTTTCACTGGCAGCAAGCGAATATTTGAGTCCAACACTCGAAAACGCACACGTGTGGGTTTATCCAGAAAACCATAACGACGGCAGAATCCACCGACGCCTTTGTGTGTTGCGTCAATGGCGGACTCTGGCAAGACAAGATCGAGCAGGTCCGCAAGCACTCCCCGATACTTCTCGATAATCTTGCTATGAACACCCGGCAGATCGATCTGGCGCAGATAAATGGCAGGACGAGGGTGTCTGTGCAACCAGTCGACAATCGCAAGGAGCCGCGGCCAATCTGCGCCCAATTCAAGAGCTCGTAGCGGGCGTTTTCCCAACCAGGAAACCAGTTCGGGCTGTTTCTCTCTCGTCAATTCGACCAACGCAGCAAACTGCTCCGCCGCTCTGCGTTTGCCGATCAACCCGACTGCGTCCTCAAGGCTGTCGACCCAGATTTTCGAGGGAATTTCATTAGCCCCAAGGACACGGTGGTTGATGCAACGCCATTCGATTCGATAGGGACCAGCGGCAGCGGACAACTGGGCGATCCAGTCACGCACCTCGGAAAACCTTTGGCTCAGTTCCTGGGAGTCAGGGCCTTTGAACGTGAGACGTCTGGGGAAAACCGACTCATCGCCGGACAATGATGCGAGCAGCAAGCCGCGATCCCATAGCTTTTGCACCTGAGCTTTGAGGTCAGCCGGGGTCGTCCACGTCATCCTTGCATCCTTTGCTTCTCGTCGCGATATTCCTCAATACTCAGGTTGCGCAGGACAGAGTTGCGACCTTCTTCACTGTGAACAAAACCGACACCGGCAACAAAAGGCTCGATGATATGGATTTTCTGCAACGGTGTAACGATCAGCAGTTGCAAATTGAGTTGTGCGAAAAGCTGCAAACCATACTGAGCCGATTCATCGGAACCCCGTCCGAAAGCCTCGTCGATCACCACGAAGCGGAAAGAGCGCGAACGCACCGATCCCCATTCCAGGCCGAACTGATACGCCAGACTGGCTGCAAGCACGGTGTAGGCCAGCTTTTCTTTCTGACCACCCGATTTTCCGCCGGAATCTGCATAATGTTCATACTCGGTGTGGTCTTCACGCCAGCGCTCGCTGGCGGCGAAAACGAACCAGTTGCGCACATCGGTCACCTTGGCCGTCCAGCGCCGATCCAGATCCGAATGTTCTTCCCGGCCTCGGAACCGCTCGATAATTCGCTTCACCTGCAGGAATTTTGCTTCCGAATACTGGGCATCCTCCGAGCCGGTGAGCGCTCCTTCGGTACAGGTACGCAACTCGGTCTGGAATTCACGGATATCGGCATCTAGATTCATCTGTGCTTCGAGACTTATATAGCGGCCGGGGTTGTAATCGATCTGGGTGAGTGATTCGTTGATTTGAGCAATGCGTTCTTTGATGGTTTCCCGTTCGCGTGCCAGCTGAGATTGAAAATTCGCCACCTCTCGGATGGTGTTCTCGTTCAGGAGTTCCTTGAAACGTCCTTCAAAGCGTGGCAAATCGTCAGCCTTTAGCTGATCCAGCATCGACCGGAACTCGGGAGCGGCAGCTAAATCGGCATCGACATCCTTGGTTTCCAAACCCCACTGCCCTTTGTATTCGGTCATTGCCTTGATAATGTTTCCGGACAAACGCTTGATCTTCGAAGCTTCGGCATCGATCCTGGCCTGTAACCAGTCCCGCATATCGCGCTCGCGGTTGTCACAGGATTCAACCGTCAACACCTGATCGCCAAGCGCGTCCTCGCGCATCTCCCCCAACATGGAAAATCGCTGTACAATCTCTTCGGTTGTTTCCGCCAAAAGGGCTTGAGCCTGTTCCTGCAACTCTTGCGCGAAGCTGATTTTTTCCTCGGTTTTCGAACGCTTATCCTTCCGCCCATCAAGCTTCTCCTCCGTTTCTTTCAACTCCCCTTCGAGCGCGATCAATTGCGCTGTAAGGGTTTTGAGCAGATCGGAGGCCGCTTCAAGCTCTCGCTTCTCGGCTTCCAGCCTGGCGATAAAAACCGCCACGGGTTTCCAGTCAAGGTCATGAAAATCGGTGTATTCGCCTAGCTTCGAGAGAACCGAAAGACGCTCCTTGAGGGCGGCTTGTTCCTTTTGCAGCGTGCTGATGCGACCGGCAAGTTCGGCGAGTTGTGTTTCCTGCCGCTTGGCCTCTTTTTCCAATGCCGCGATTTTTTCGGCGTTGCTCCAGCCGAGGACATAGCGACGACGATCATCGAGCCGATGCCGATCATCTTTTTCATGTCTTTCCCCTGGAGCCTTGATCTGCCCAGCCTTGGTAACGGCACGGGTTTCGCGGCGAAACTGCTCCTGCGACTGACAGCACGCTAAATCAAAGCGATGTGCCACCTCGCGTTCAATCCAATCGTAAAAGAGCGAATCGGGTTTGACCTGGATCTTGCGCACCAGGGAATCGCGATGAAGCGACGGCAACTCGCCGCGCCCCTTTGCCCGCACGCGGAAATAAACCAGACGCCCACGCAGATGGGTTTGGTCTACCCACTGCGCTACCTTGGCGTAATGCCGATCAGGAACCAGCAGAGACAAGCCGAAACCGTGAAGCAGACGTTCAATGGCACCTTCCCAGTCACGCTCATCGTCGCGTACCTTCAGCAGCTCACCGGCAAAAGGCATCTCTTCTTCGACCAGATTCAGGGCCCCACAGAGTGCGCGCCGCATGGCGATCTGTTTTTCGTCGATATTGCTGACCCGAGCTTTCAGACTTGCGATTTCATTTTGCAGTTGATCGTATTCGTCCTTTCCCTGCTTGAACAAGACACCTGCTTCATTGAGATTATTCTGCGTGCGGATTTCGGTTTCTTCTGTCGTTTCACGCCAATTGGCGATTTCGGACCGCTGCCGCAGAAATTCGTCGCAGGTCGTAGCGGGGTATTGGCCCAAAGCACGTACCAGCTCCTCATAGCGGGAGGCTTTTTGCTTGCGACGCTCCAATTCATCCTGTTTCTGGAGAATTTCCCCGGCGATGCTTTCGATGCGGTCCCCACCATTTTCCGCAATAGTACGGCGAAGATCGCGCTCCTGTCCCTGCTGCTCGCGACGCTGCTCCTCCAACCGCACGATGACGGTTCGATGTCTGGCCAACTCTTCATTCAGCGAAGTAAGACGTTTCTCCAGCAGATCGATTTTCAGGGTAGCGAACCAGGGGCGCAAGGCATCACGACACGCTCGAAGATTATCCGCCGTTTGCGCCAGCGTCCGATATCGATCACAATCATCCACCAAGGGCTCTAGCATTTCAACCTGATGCTTAGCCTTGAGAACCGCCTCATGAGCTCGGTTGAGATCCTCGTAGTGACCGATCAGAGCTGAGATACGTGGTGCAACATCGAAAGGTTCAAGCATGTGGCTGCGCACGAATTCCGTCAGGTTTCCGACCGACTTGAGGGATACTGTCTGATGAAACAGATCCAGCGCCTGCTCGCTATCGATGCCGAAACGACGGCGAAACCAGGAACCGTAAGAAGGGAAGCTGTCGAACAACTCGACATGGCTTGCCCGCAGTTGCTTGCGAAGACCGAGAATCTCGCTGCCGAACCCGGAAAAGTCGGCCATAATGGACAAGTCGCGTTCACAAGCCGCATACAGGCGAGCCGGTTGCGCACCCGCTTCTTTCATCCAGAAGACCTGCGCCAAAGTGACGGTC
This DNA window, taken from Syntrophotalea carbinolica DSM 2380, encodes the following:
- the galE gene encoding UDP-glucose 4-epimerase GalE, whose product is MNILVCGGAGYIGSHMVKMLTASGHIVTIFDNLSTGHREAVKWGKLVVGDLLDEAALRQLFAENSFDAVMHFSAKSLVGESVAQPAMYYKNNVIGTFNLLEAMRAADVKRFVFSSSAATFGNPVADRIDENHPQAPINPYGETKLMVEHMLRDYAAAYGLSSVSLRYFNAAGADPSGEIGEAHDPETHLIPNILKAALDPHKTLKVFGQDYPTPDGTCVRDYIHINDLCQAHLLALGYMDNNDGAFGFNLGNGQGFSIFEINNAAECVTGGEIQYESCDRRPGDPPILVADATLAKKELKWRPQYVDIIEILRTAWDWHRKQLF
- the glmS gene encoding glutamine--fructose-6-phosphate transaminase (isomerizing) encodes the protein MCGIVGYVGARQAPPIIIDGLKKLEYRGYDSAGIATQNGKGIEVLRAEGKLVNLERLLTSNPVSGSCGIGHTRWATHGRPSVANAHPHRADGIVVVHNGIIENYLDLRDRLIEKGHSFSSDTDTEVISHLVEDFYRESGDFLSAVRKTLTEVRGAYAVAVLCEQEPGKMVAARSGSPLVIGQGQEEFFVASDVPAILKHTREMIFLEDGELAWFAGNTMTLMDLAGNPVTRLPKTITWNPAMAEKGGYRHFMLKEIYEQPRAIADTLAGRIPDDQADVVLEGLGLSDAELQSFRKVFLVACGTSWHAALVGKFLIEKLARVPVEVDIASEFRYRDPIVDEGTLTILISQSGETADTLAALREAKGKQGKAVAICNVVDSSIARESDGVIYTHAGPEIGVASTKAFTTQLVAFILLALRLGRARKSLTDERLGSIIAALKTLPSKIQDTLAACEHMEEIARIYAQATDFLFLGRGNQYPIALEGALKLKEISYIHAEGYPAGEMKHGPIALIDDQLPVVVVATQNESFEKVFSNMEEVRARGGQVVVITDCADDGLKGKADVVLPIPSIADELMPVLTSIPLQLLAYHFAVLRGTDVDQPRNLAKSVTVE
- a CDS encoding ATP-binding protein, which encodes MSETLELEFIGDDRLAGFRLQRLEVFNWGTFDGRVWTLRLGGENSLLTGDIGSGKSTLVDAVTTLLVPSHRVAYNKAAGAESRERSLRSYVLGFYKSERQETLGSAKPVALRDLNSYSVILGVFHNAGYNKTVTLAQVFWMKEAGAQPARLYAACERDLSIMADFSGFGSEILGLRKQLRASHVELFDSFPSYGSWFRRRFGIDSEQALDLFHQTVSLKSVGNLTEFVRSHMLEPFDVAPRISALIGHYEDLNRAHEAVLKAKHQVEMLEPLVDDCDRYRTLAQTADNLRACRDALRPWFATLKIDLLEKRLTSLNEELARHRTVIVRLEEQRREQQGQERDLRRTIAENGGDRIESIAGEILQKQDELERRKQKASRYEELVRALGQYPATTCDEFLRQRSEIANWRETTEETEIRTQNNLNEAGVLFKQGKDEYDQLQNEIASLKARVSNIDEKQIAMRRALCGALNLVEEEMPFAGELLKVRDDERDWEGAIERLLHGFGLSLLVPDRHYAKVAQWVDQTHLRGRLVYFRVRAKGRGELPSLHRDSLVRKIQVKPDSLFYDWIEREVAHRFDLACCQSQEQFRRETRAVTKAGQIKAPGERHEKDDRHRLDDRRRYVLGWSNAEKIAALEKEAKRQETQLAELAGRISTLQKEQAALKERLSVLSKLGEYTDFHDLDWKPVAVFIARLEAEKRELEAASDLLKTLTAQLIALEGELKETEEKLDGRKDKRSKTEEKISFAQELQEQAQALLAETTEEIVQRFSMLGEMREDALGDQVLTVESCDNRERDMRDWLQARIDAEASKIKRLSGNIIKAMTEYKGQWGLETKDVDADLAAAPEFRSMLDQLKADDLPRFEGRFKELLNENTIREVANFQSQLARERETIKERIAQINESLTQIDYNPGRYISLEAQMNLDADIREFQTELRTCTEGALTGSEDAQYSEAKFLQVKRIIERFRGREEHSDLDRRWTAKVTDVRNWFVFAASERWREDHTEYEHYADSGGKSGGQKEKLAYTVLAASLAYQFGLEWGSVRSRSFRFVVIDEAFGRGSDESAQYGLQLFAQLNLQLLIVTPLQKIHIIEPFVAGVGFVHSEEGRNSVLRNLSIEEYRDEKQRMQG
- a CDS encoding DUF3322 domain-containing protein — its product is MTWTTPADLKAQVQKLWDRGLLLASLSGDESVFPRRLTFKGPDSQELSQRFSEVRDWIAQLSAAAGPYRIEWRCINHRVLGANEIPSKIWVDSLEDAVGLIGKRRAAEQFAALVELTREKQPELVSWLGKRPLRALELGADWPRLLAIVDWLHRHPRPAIYLRQIDLPGVHSKIIEKYRGVLADLLDLVLPESAIDATHKGVGGFCRRYGFLDKPTRVRFRVLDSNIRLLPVKAGQDITLTQEAFASFALPVSKVFITENEINFLAFPDVSDAMVIFGAGYGFDNLSAASWLHEKDIYYWGDIDTHGFAILNQLRGFLPHVVSFLMDQQTLLAHRALWGVETQPETGTLSRLLLDESALYDQLRQNHWGDRVRLEQERVGYDFLLEVLREL
- a CDS encoding UDP-glucose dehydrogenase family protein yields the protein MNLTIIGSGYVGLVTGTCFAEMGNHVTCVDLDEKKIADLNQGRIPIYEPGLEPVILSNLADGRLRFTTSLAEAMTDSQVYFIAVGTPPGEDGSADLRHVLAVAREIGRCLDKYAVIVDKSTVPVGTAEKVAAVIQDELDKRSVDIAFDVVSNPEFLKEGAAVDDFMKPDRIVIGCNSDQARDIMCNLYADFCRNHNRMVMMGVREAEMTKYAANAMLATKISFMNEIAGLCDALQVDVEKVRLGIGSDSRIGFPFIYPGCGYGGSCFPKDVNALISMAEENDLEPMILNAVHQRNADQKNVLFRKIVARFGSDLSGMTFGLWGLAFKPGTDDMREAPSVVLLRQLIDSGAKVKAYDPEAMDVAMQELPKDWFEKGALVLCQHQYDALDDVDALALVTEWKPFRHPDFKVMSSLMSQAVVFDGRNQYDPKEMKSEGFEYWGIGRCGDYSRVAGVSESLSESIPTVAIV